A window of Mycolicibacterium madagascariense genomic DNA:
CTCACCGGCGGCTCCATGATCGAGACGGTCACGATGGAGGCCACCACGTACGCCCCCGCGCCGCAGCGATTCGAGGCGGGCACACCCATGACGTCACAGGTCGTCGGGCTGGCAGCCGCCGCGCGGTATCTGCGCGACGTCGGGATGGCCGCCGTCGAGGCACACGAGGCCGAACTGGTCGCCGCCACGCTGGAACGGCTCGCGGAGATCGACGCGGTGCGCATCGTCGGCCCGACCTCGATGGTCGACCGCGGGTCGCCGGTCAGCTTCGTGGTCGACGGTGTCCATGCGCACGACGTCGGGCAGGTGCTCGACGACGAGGGCGTCGCGGTCCGTGTCGGGCACCACTGCGCGTGGCCCCTGCACCGCCGGTTCGGCGTCGCCGCGACGGCACGCGCGTCGTTCGGCGTGTACAACACCCTCGACGAGGTGGACCGGTTGGCCGCGGGCATTCGCCGTGCCATCGAGTTCTTCGGTACGGCGGGCACCGGGGAATCGGGCAGGCGCTGACCGTGCGAATGGAGCAGATGTACCAGGAGGTGATCCTGGACCACTACAAGCACCCGCATCACCGCGGTCTGCGCGATCCCTTCGCCGCCGAGGTGCATCACGTCAATCCGACGTGTGGTGACGAGGTCACCCTGCGGGTCGCGCTGTCCGACGACGGCGAGACGGTCACCGACGTCTCCTATGACGGGCAGGGCTGTTCGATCAGCCAGGCGGCGACGTCGGTGCTGACCGATCAGGTGATCGGCCAGAGCGTAGGGGCGGCGATGAAGACGGTGGCGGCGTTCGCCGAGATGATCTCCTCCCGCGGCAACGTCGAGGGAGACGAGGACGTCATCGGTGACGGGATCGCGTTCGCCGGCGTCGCGAAGTATCCGGCCAGGGTGAAGTGCGCGCTGCTGGGCTGGATGGCCTTCAAGGCCGCACTGGCGGAGGCCAGGCCATCGAAGGAAGCACTGGCGGAGGCCAGGCCATCGAAGGAAGCACCGACGCATGTCGGTGACGACGAGGAGGAACGACCATGAGCGACACCGCTTCTGAGGAAGTGCTGGCCGATCTCGAGGAGGCGATGCGCGACGTGGTCGATCCCGAACTGGGGATCAACGTCGTCGACCTGGGCCTGGTCTACGGACTGGACGTCGAGGAGGGGGACACCGGATCGAAGGTGGCCCTGATCGACATGACGCTCACGTCGGCGGCGTGCCCGCTGACCGACGTCATCGAAGACCAGTCCCGCACCGCGCTGGTGGGCGCGGGACTGGTCAACGAGATCAAGATCAACTGGGTGTGGAATCCGCCGTGGGGGCCGGACAAGATCACCGAGGACGGTCGCGAGCAGCTGCGCGCCCTCGGCTTCACCGTCTAGCTGCCCTGACGCCTACCGCAGGGTCCGCTGTCGGCGGGCTTGAGTCCGATGGACGTGGCCTGCAGGCTGCCGTCCCCGGCCTTGGTGCCCTGCGCAATCAGGCACTCGCCCGCTGCGATGGCCGATGGGTCGACGACGTTGCGCTTGGCGAAGCGCGTGTTGGACGCGACCGTCACGGTGCTGGTGGTGTTGTCCGACCCGGTCACGGTGATCGCATTGCCGTTGATCGACGCGACGGTGCCGATGATGCCTCGGCCGCCCTTGCGGCCGGGGGGCGCGCACTGTCCGTTGTTGTCAGCCGGTCCGAAGAGGATCGCCGCGGCCGTGACGTTGGGGGTGCCCTGGGTCTCCTTGGTCGGTCGGGCGACCAGGCACTGTCCCACGGCGATGTCGGTGAGCTGGGCGGTGGTGAGCTGCGTGACGTGCGTCGTCGGTCCGACGTCGACGGGACCGGGCCCGTCCGGCCCGGTCAGCGTGACCTTGCCTCCGGCAACCGATCCCACGATGCCGGCGATGCGGTCCTTCGCCTGAGCCATCGGCGCCGAACTCGGGGACGCGGCGGCGCTGGACGAGGAGGGCTTGGCACTGGATGCGGAGGACGACGCCGACGGGGTGCTGGACGATCCGCACGCTGCCAGAGCGACGACCGCCGCACCGGCGAAGGCGACTGCGCCGCAGCGCGAGACGAGGGTTGAGGTGAGCATGCCTTCACGGTGCTGGACGCCCCTGTGCATGCGCTAGGAGAACGGTGGGAGGTCGATTGGAACGCCCCTGTCCTAGGCTGGGCGCGATGGACACCCAGGCATACGTCGACACGCGCCGCCAGCTTCGTGGAATCGCCGAGAGCTTCATCGCCGGACCGCAGTACCGCGCGGCGGGCACCATTCGGCTGGCCGTGCGGCCCGACGGGTTCACCGGGGTGTCGATTCCCGTCGCGGTGCGCGGCACCGATCTGGTGTGGGGTGGGGACGGCGCACCGATCACCGGCACGGTCGGGGCGCTCGCGGCGGCCTCCGGGCTGGACGTCGGCCCGCCCGTCGGCGCCTACGAGATCGTCGACCCGCTGAGCGAGGACACCGTGCTCGCGCTCGACGCGGAGGCCGCCGAACTCGTCCACCGCAGCCTGTACGCGGGCGGTTTCGCGCTGAAGACCGTTCTGCCGCAAGGACATCCGGTGTTGTGGCCCGAGCACTTCGACGTCGGGGTCACCGACGACGAGGTCAACTACGGGGTGTCTCCCGGCGACGACTTCCATCCGCTGCCGTATGCCTACGTCGGTCCGTGGTCCTCGCGCATCGGTGCGTTCTGGAACGCTCCGTTCGGTGCCTTCATGGCGCTGGACGCGTCGCACGACGTGGACGCACTCGCCACCGACGTGGCCGACTTCTTCGAACGCGGCCGCGCCGAGCTGTGACCCGGGCGGAATCGGCGGGCCGCCGGAGGCGTTGCACGCCACCATGAGCCAAGGTCTGCCCGAACTGTTCCGGCCCCTGACCGTGCGGTCGATGACGATTCCCAACCGGTTCGCCATGGCGCCCATGACACGTCAGGCCTCACCGGGCGGCGTGCCCGGTCCCGACGTCGCCGCGTACTACGCCCGGCGGGCAGCGGGCGGGGTCGGCCTCATCATCACCGAGGGCGTGCGGCTGCCCGACCCGGCAGCGGGATATCCGACGTCGATTCCCACGCTGGCGGGTGACGACGTGCTCGCCGGATGGCGCAGGGTCACCGACGCCGTCCACGCCCACGGTGCCGTGATCGCCGCCCAGCTGTGGCATCAGGGCGCCGCGCGCGCCGCCGACGACGGCGTGCAGGCGGTCAGCCCGTCCGGCGTCGACGGCTCCGGCGCCACCACCAGCCGTGCGCTGCGCACCGACGAACTCCCCGACGTGGCAGGGCAATTCGCGCTGGCCGCCCGCAATGCGCGCGCCGCCGGCTTCGACGCCGTCGAAGTGCACGGCGCGCACGGCTACCTGCTCGACGAATTCCTCTGGGAGCAGACCAATCTGCGGACCGACGGCTACGGCGGGTCGCGCACGGCGCGGACCCGCTTCCCGGCCGAGGTGGTGGCCGCCATTCGCGCCGCCGTCGGCGACGACTTCCCGATCGTGTTCAGGTTCTCGCAGTGGAAGGCCACCGACTACGACGCCCGCATCGCCGCCGATCCATCCGAACTGCAGGAGCTGCTGGCCCCGCTGGTCGACGCCGGCGTCGACGTCTTCCACCCGTCGACGAGGCGGCACTACGCACCGGCGTTCCCCGAGCTGGACCCGGTGCTCAGCCTGGCGGGCTGGACCAAGAAGGTCACCGGTGCACCCGTGATCGCGGTGGGGTCGGTCGGCCTGGACACCGCATTCCGCGACGAGGGGCCCAGGACGTCGATCGCGCCCGCCCCCGTCGACGCCGTCGTCGCGCAGTTCGAGGCAGGCGAATTCGACGTCATCGCACTCGGCCGCGCCCTGCTGGCGGACCCCGCCTGGGTCGCCCGGCTGCGCGACGGGGAGCTCGACGGGTTCAATGGGTATGAACCCGCGTCTGCGCTCGGCTCGCTGCACTGACCCCCGAGCGCTCCCGTAGGGGAACAAGCAGGTAGGACCCGACGTTAGGACAGACGTGAGCACGCAGGACATCACCACCGAGCAATTCAACGACACCATCACCGACAACGAGATCGTCCTCGTGGACTTCTGGGCGGAGTGGTGCGGACCGTGTCGTGCGTTCGCGCCGACCTACTCCGCGTCGTCGGACAAGCACCCCGACGTCGTCCACGCCAAGGTCGACACCGAGGCCGAGCAGGGCCTCGCCGCCGCCGCAGAGATCCAGGCGATCCCGACGCTGATGGCATTCAAGAAGGGCCACATGGTCTTTCGGCATTCCGGCATGCTGCCGGCGAAGGACCTCGAGGACGTGATCGGACAGATCAAGGAGCTCGACGTCGAAGCCGCGCTGGCGGAGCAGGCCAAAGCCGAAGAGGTCTAGCGGCGGCACGCGATAGCGTGCTGGTCGTGAGCGAGCAGAATTCGACGGCGCAGCCCCTCGTCCTCGTCGACCGACCCCGGCCGCAGCTGGCCGTGGTGACGCTGAACCGCCCGGAGCGAATGAACTCCATGGCCTTCGACGTCATGGTTCCGCTGCGCGCCGCGCTCGAGGAGCTCAACCACGACAACGACACCCGCGTCGTGGTGTTGACGGGCGCCGGCCGGGGCTTCTCCTCGGGCGCCGATCACAAGTCCGCGGGATCGGTGCCCCACGTCGAGGGTTTGACCAAGCCGACCTACGCGTTGCGGTCCATGGAGGTCCTCGACGACGTGATTCTCGCCATACGGCGGATGCATCAGCCGGTGATCGCGGCCGTCAACGGCGCGGCGATCGGCGGTGGCCTGTGCCTGGCGCTGGCCTGTGACGTCAGGGTCGCCGCGGCGGGCGCCTACTTCCGCGCCGCCGGCATCAACAACGGGCTGACGGCCAGCGAGCTCGGGCTTTCGTACTTGCTGCCCAAGGCAATTGGGACCTCGCGGGCGTTCGAGCTGATGCTGACCGGTCGCGACGTCGACGCCGAGGAGGCTCAACGCATCGGTCTGGTGTCGTACGCGGTGCCCGACGACGAGCTGCTCGACACCTGCTATTCGATGGGCGAACGCATCGCGTCGTTCTCCCGGCCGGGTGTCGAGTTGACCAAGCGCACGCTCTGGAGTGGACTGGAAGCCGGTAGCCTAGAGGGTCACATGCAGGCCGAGGGCCTGGGCCAGCTCTACGTGCGCCTGCTTACCGCCAACTTCGAGGAAGCGGTTGCTGCGCGCGCCGAGAAGCGCCCGGCCGCGTTCACCGACGACAAGCTATGAGGAGTACAGCGTGATCACCGCAACGGACCTCGAGGTCCGCGCTGGCGCGCGTACGCTGCTGGCCACCGAGGGCGCCGCGCTGCGCATCCAGCCGGGGGACCGGATCGGACTCGTCGGGCGCAACGGCGCGGGCAAGACCACCACGATGCGGATCCTGGCCGGCGAGGGCGAGCCCTACGCGGGACGGATCGACCGCACCGGTGAGATCGGTTATCTCCCACAGGATCCCAGGGAGGGTGACCTCGACATGCTGGCCAGGGACCGGGTGCTGTCCGCGCGCGGCCTGGACACCCTGCTCTCTGACCTCGAGAAGCAGCAGACGATCATGGCCGAGGTCGTGGACGACGCCGCCAGGGACAGGGCCGTCAAGCGCTACGGCCAGCTCGAGGAGCGCTTCGCCGCCCTCGGTGGCTACGCCGCCGAGAGCGAAGCGGGGCGCATCTGCGCCAGCCTGGGCCTTCCCGACCGCGTCCTCACCCAGGCGCTGCGCACGCTGTCCGGTGGTCAGCGGCGCCGGGTGGAGCTCGCCCGCATCCTGTTCGCGGCGTCGGACACCGGCTCCGGCTCGGACACGACGCTGCTGCTCGACGAGCCCACCAACCACCTCGACGCGGACTCGATCGGCTGGTTGCGCACGTTCCTGCAGAACCACACCGGCGGTCTCGTCGTCATCAGTCACGACGTGGGCCTGCTGGCCGACGTCGTCAACCGGGTGTGGTTCCTCGACGCCGTGCGCGGTGAGGCCGACGTCTACAACATGGGCTGGCAGAAGTACCTCGACGCCCGCGCCACCGACGAGCAGCGCAGGCGCCGCGAACGCGCGAACGCCGAGAAGAAGGCGTCCGCGCTGCGCACCCAGGCCGCGAAGATGGGCGCAAAGGCCACCAAAGCCGTTGCGGCACAGAACATGCTGCGTCGCGCCGAGCGCATGATCGCCGAGCTCGACGAGGAGCGCGTGGCCGACAAGGTCGCCAAGATCAGGTTTCCCACGCCCGCCGTCTGCGGACGCACGCCGCTGGTGGGCAAGGGCCTCACCAAGACCTACGGCTCCCTGGAGATCTTCACCGGCGTCGACCTGGCGATCGACAAGGGTTCACGCGTCGTCGTCCTCGGACTCAACGGCGCGGGCAAGACCACGCTCCTGCGGATCCTGGCGGGGGTGGAGAAGGCCGACGCCGGGGCCATCGAGCCCGGTCACGGCCTCAAGCTGGGCTACTTCGCGCAGGAACACGACACCATCGACGGGTCGGCCTCGGTGTGGGAGAACATCCGCCACGCGGCGCCCGACACCGGGGATCAGGACCTGCGGAGCCTGCTCGGGGCGTTCATGTTCAGCGGTCCGCAGCTCGACCAGCCCGCAGGCACCCTCTCCGGCGGTGAGAAGACGCGGCTGGCGCTGGCCGGGCTGGTGGCCTCGACGGCCAACGTGCTGCTGCTCGACGAACCGACCAACAACCTCGACCCCGCCTCGCGCGAGCAGGTGCTCGACGCCCTGCGCAGCTATCAGGGTGCCGTCGTGCTGGTGACTCACGACCCGGGTGCGGCCGAAGCGCTCGACCCCCAGCGCGTCGTCCTGCTGCCCGACGGCACCGAGGATTACTGGTCCGAGGAGTACCGCGAACTCATCGAGTTGGCCTAAATAGTGAACGGTCGTGATTGAAGCCCCCTGCCGTCGGGTAACCGAAAGTGCATCTGCGAATGGGGAGATGCACATGAGGGAACTGGACAAGTCCAGGGACGACCTGCTCGACGAATTGCGTGCTGCCTACGAAAAGGGAGCGAGCATAAGGGCTTTGGTGGCAAGTACGGGCAAGTCGTACGGGTCGATCCACAGCATGCTTCGGGAGTCCGGCACCACCATGCGTAGTCGCGGCGGGCCCAATCACCGTCGGCGGCACTGACTTACTGCTGCCGGACCGACGCCTCGACGAGATCCAGCACAGCGCTGAGCCTTTCGGGCTCGTCACCGGACGCGAGCCGCGCGACCAGTCCGTCGAGCACCAGATCGAGGTAGGTCTGCAGGACGTCGGCAGGCACGTCTTCGCGCAGGCGACCCGCCTGCTTCTGCCGTCGCAGGCGCGCCGTCGTCGCATCCGACAGCTCCGCTGACCGCTCGGCCCAGCCGCTGTGGAATGCCGGGTCGTTGCGCAGCTTGCGGGCAATCTCCAGCCGCGTCGTCAACCAGTCGAATTGGTCTGGTGCCGCCAGCAAGTCGCGCATCACTTGGATGAGGCCCTCGCGTGAGGCAACCTCCGCCATCCGTTCGGCATCTTCACGCGCCAGTTCGAAGAACAGCGTGTCCTTGTCGCGGAAGTGGTGGAAGATGGCGCCGCGCGACAGCCCGATCGTCTGTTCGAGCCGTCGCACGGTCGCACTCTCGTACCCGTACTGCGCGAAGCACCGCCGAGCGCCGTCCAGGATCTGGCGGCGCCGAGCCGCCAAGTGATCCTCGGTCACCCGTGGCACCGGACTACCTCTTCGCCCGCAGCGTCGTGCTCACCGTCCGGTCACGACTTCAGCATGTTGCGCAGGACGTACTGCAGGATGCCGCCGTTGCGGTAGTAGTCGGCCTCGCCCGGGGTGTCGATGCGCACCACCGCGTCGAACTCGACCTTCGAGCCGTCCTCCTTGGTGGCCGTCACGTGCATGCTCTTCGGCGTCGTGCCCTCGTTGAGCGCTTCGATCCCCGTGATGTCGAACGTCTCGGTGCCGTCGAGCTTCAGC
This region includes:
- a CDS encoding DUF5666 domain-containing protein, translated to MLTSTLVSRCGAVAFAGAAVVALAACGSSSTPSASSSASSAKPSSSSAAASPSSAPMAQAKDRIAGIVGSVAGGKVTLTGPDGPGPVDVGPTTHVTQLTTAQLTDIAVGQCLVARPTKETQGTPNVTAAAILFGPADNNGQCAPPGRKGGRGIIGTVASINGNAITVTGSDNTTSTVTVASNTRFAKRNVVDPSAIAAGECLIAQGTKAGDGSLQATSIGLKPADSGPCGRRQGS
- a CDS encoding ABC-F family ATP-binding cassette domain-containing protein, with amino-acid sequence MITATDLEVRAGARTLLATEGAALRIQPGDRIGLVGRNGAGKTTTMRILAGEGEPYAGRIDRTGEIGYLPQDPREGDLDMLARDRVLSARGLDTLLSDLEKQQTIMAEVVDDAARDRAVKRYGQLEERFAALGGYAAESEAGRICASLGLPDRVLTQALRTLSGGQRRRVELARILFAASDTGSGSDTTLLLDEPTNHLDADSIGWLRTFLQNHTGGLVVISHDVGLLADVVNRVWFLDAVRGEADVYNMGWQKYLDARATDEQRRRRERANAEKKASALRTQAAKMGAKATKAVAAQNMLRRAERMIAELDEERVADKVAKIRFPTPAVCGRTPLVGKGLTKTYGSLEIFTGVDLAIDKGSRVVVLGLNGAGKTTLLRILAGVEKADAGAIEPGHGLKLGYFAQEHDTIDGSASVWENIRHAAPDTGDQDLRSLLGAFMFSGPQLDQPAGTLSGGEKTRLALAGLVASTANVLLLDEPTNNLDPASREQVLDALRSYQGAVVLVTHDPGAAEALDPQRVVLLPDGTEDYWSEEYRELIELA
- a CDS encoding TetR/AcrR family transcriptional regulator, whose amino-acid sequence is MPRVTEDHLAARRRQILDGARRCFAQYGYESATVRRLEQTIGLSRGAIFHHFRDKDTLFFELAREDAERMAEVASREGLIQVMRDLLAAPDQFDWLTTRLEIARKLRNDPAFHSGWAERSAELSDATTARLRRQKQAGRLREDVPADVLQTYLDLVLDGLVARLASGDEPERLSAVLDLVEASVRQQ
- a CDS encoding helix-turn-helix domain-containing protein, whose translation is MRELDKSRDDLLDELRAAYEKGASIRALVASTGKSYGSIHSMLRESGTTMRSRGGPNHRRRH
- a CDS encoding oxidoreductase, with the translated sequence MSQGLPELFRPLTVRSMTIPNRFAMAPMTRQASPGGVPGPDVAAYYARRAAGGVGLIITEGVRLPDPAAGYPTSIPTLAGDDVLAGWRRVTDAVHAHGAVIAAQLWHQGAARAADDGVQAVSPSGVDGSGATTSRALRTDELPDVAGQFALAARNARAAGFDAVEVHGAHGYLLDEFLWEQTNLRTDGYGGSRTARTRFPAEVVAAIRAAVGDDFPIVFRFSQWKATDYDARIAADPSELQELLAPLVDAGVDVFHPSTRRHYAPAFPELDPVLSLAGWTKKVTGAPVIAVGSVGLDTAFRDEGPRTSIAPAPVDAVVAQFEAGEFDVIALGRALLADPAWVARLRDGELDGFNGYEPASALGSLH
- a CDS encoding enoyl-CoA hydratase, which encodes MLVVSEQNSTAQPLVLVDRPRPQLAVVTLNRPERMNSMAFDVMVPLRAALEELNHDNDTRVVVLTGAGRGFSSGADHKSAGSVPHVEGLTKPTYALRSMEVLDDVILAIRRMHQPVIAAVNGAAIGGGLCLALACDVRVAAAGAYFRAAGINNGLTASELGLSYLLPKAIGTSRAFELMLTGRDVDAEEAQRIGLVSYAVPDDELLDTCYSMGERIASFSRPGVELTKRTLWSGLEAGSLEGHMQAEGLGQLYVRLLTANFEEAVAARAEKRPAAFTDDKL
- the trxA gene encoding thioredoxin, which produces MSTQDITTEQFNDTITDNEIVLVDFWAEWCGPCRAFAPTYSASSDKHPDVVHAKVDTEAEQGLAAAAEIQAIPTLMAFKKGHMVFRHSGMLPAKDLEDVIGQIKELDVEAALAEQAKAEEV
- a CDS encoding metal-sulfur cluster assembly factor, producing MSDTASEEVLADLEEAMRDVVDPELGINVVDLGLVYGLDVEEGDTGSKVALIDMTLTSAACPLTDVIEDQSRTALVGAGLVNEIKINWVWNPPWGPDKITEDGREQLRALGFTV
- the sufU gene encoding Fe-S cluster assembly sulfur transfer protein SufU; translated protein: MRMEQMYQEVILDHYKHPHHRGLRDPFAAEVHHVNPTCGDEVTLRVALSDDGETVTDVSYDGQGCSISQAATSVLTDQVIGQSVGAAMKTVAAFAEMISSRGNVEGDEDVIGDGIAFAGVAKYPARVKCALLGWMAFKAALAEARPSKEALAEARPSKEAPTHVGDDEEERP